A genomic segment from Anticarsia gemmatalis isolate Benzon Research Colony breed Stoneville strain chromosome 14, ilAntGemm2 primary, whole genome shotgun sequence encodes:
- the LOC142978131 gene encoding sperm-associated antigen 7 homolog, with amino-acid sequence MDFLDSILNSMQKPPTVSEAQKNAMRKQKEAIEKRQKEEKNMINRFRKRVEEKINNFVKDGRKPHIQFEPMEQMYRSIIREIAETAGLQVFSFGQEGVDRYAVIYSKDNPPSEDELSVRRCGGIWDEDKAAEMALQHIENRRQAALDLEEEKNRKRKRGKEELSGTFYKQKYAHLIGEEAAIDAAQKTNMNKNYGEVPSENKKDQRSIEQTMADIKAKKMKKAETEKVDADSSNQI; translated from the coding sequence ATGGATTTTCTAGATTCTATTCTAAATTCTATGCAAAAACCGCCAACGGTCAGTGAGGCTCAGAAAAATGCTATGCGAAAACAAAAAGAGGCTATTGAAAAAAGGCAAaaggaagaaaaaaatatgataaacagATTCAGAAAACGAGTTGAAGagaaaatcaataattttgtcAAAGATGGAAGGAAACCTCACATACAGTTTGAACCAATGGAACAAATGTACAGGTCCATTATCAGAGAAATAGCTGAGACAGCTGGTTTGCAAGTATTTTCTTTTGGACAGGAAGGAGTTGACCGTTATGCAGTGATTTATTCTAAAGACAACCCACCATCCGAAGACGAATTATCAGTACGTAGATGTGGGGGTATTTGGGACGAGGACAAAGCAGCTGAAATGGCATTACAACACATAGAGAATAGACGACAGGCTGCCCTAGATTTAGAAGAAGAGAAGAACAGAAAGCGTAAACGAGGGAAAGAAGAATTAAGCGGAACGTTTTATAAACAGAAATATGCGCATCTTATTGGTGAAGAAGCTGCTATAGACGCGGCGCAGAAGACCAACATGAATAAGAACTATGGTGAGGTTCCTAGTGAAAATAAAAAGGATCAAAGGTCTATTGAACAAACTATGGCCGATATTAAAGCAAAGAAAATGAAGAAAGCGGAGACAGAGAAGGTTGATGCAGATAGTAGTAATCAAATTTAG